The following proteins are encoded in a genomic region of Sesamum indicum cultivar Zhongzhi No. 13 linkage group LG8, S_indicum_v1.0, whole genome shotgun sequence:
- the LOC105168017 gene encoding serine/threonine-protein kinase HT1 has product MATSCFNPFRLRKTKSKSLSIPSSSRSQLNIDTDNMERKRFDSLESWSMILESENVETWEASNEEREEWTADLSQLFIGNKFASGAHSRIYRGIYKQRAVAVKMVRIPTHKEETRSLLEQQFKREVALLSRLYHPNIVQFIAACKKPPVYCIITEYMSQGTLRMYLNKKEPYSLSTETILRLALDISRGMEYLHSQGVIHRDLKSNNLLLNDEMRVKVADFGTSCLETQCRETKGNKGTYRWMAPEMIKEKPCTRKVDVYSFGIVLWELTTALLPFQGMTPVQAAFAVAEKNERPPLPASCQPALAHLIKRCWATNPSKRPDFSEIVCALEKYDECVKEGLPLTLHSPLVSRNAIIERLKGCVSMSSSIPVHA; this is encoded by the exons ATGGCTACATCATGTTTCAACCCGTTCCGCCTGCGGAAGACAAAGAGCAAATCTTTGTCAATTCCTTCATCTTCAAGAAGCCAGTTAAACATCGACACAGACAACATGGAGAGGAAGAGATTCGACAGTTTAGAATCATGGTCCATGATTTTGGAATCCGAGAATGTTGAAACTTGGGAAGCATCTAACGAGGAACGAGAGGAGTGGACAGCCGATCTTTCCCAGTTGTTCATAGGCAACAAGTTTGCTTCTGGAGCACATAGTAGAATCTACAGAGGAATCTACAAGCAGAGAGCAGTTGCAGTGAAAATGGTCAGGATTCCAACTCATAAGGAAGAAACCAGATCTTTGCTTGAGCAGCAATTTAAGAGAGAGGTTGCCCTGCTTTCGCGTCTATATCATCCCAATATAGTTCAG TTTATTGCTGCTTGTAAGAAGCCTCCAGTATACTGTATTATTACAGAGTACATGTCACAAGGGACTCTAAGGATGTATCTCAACAAGAAAGAGCCGTATTCCCTTTCGACTGAGACAATTTTAAGGTTAGCTCTCGATATATCACGTGGAATGGAGTATCTTCATTCACAAGGGGTGATTCACAGAGACCTGAAATCAAACAATCTGCTTTTAAATGATGAGATGCGAGTTAAGGTTGCAGATTTTGGCACATCTTGTTTGGAGACGCAGTGCCGGGAAACAAAAGGAAACAAGGGGACTTACCGTTGGATGGCACCAGAGATGATCAAGGAGAAACCTTGCACTCGGAAAGTTGATGTGTATAGTTTTGGGATTGTGCTATGGGAACTTACCACAGCTTTGCTTCCTTTTCAAGGAATGACTCCGGTGCAAGCTGCTTTTGCTGTGGCCGAAAAG AACGAGCGACCGCCATTACCAGCAAGCTGTCAACCTGCACTTGCTCACCTCATAAAGCGCTGCTGGGCAACAAACCCTTCCAAGCGTCCAGATTTCAGTGAAATCGTATGTGCACtagaaaaatatgatgagTGCGTAAAGGAGGGACTCCCTCTAACTCTCCACTCACCGCTTGTCAGTCGAAACGCCATTATTGAACGCTTAAAAGGTTGTGTATCCATGAGTTCATCCATACCTGTACATGCCTGA
- the LOC105168016 gene encoding mediator of RNA polymerase II transcription subunit 11 isoform X2 — protein MDRQSQTTSLQRLQNVEKKIVRVLELAGSVMDEMANPSGPRKDLVNSHCTEFMQLVKMTLREEIKSACDYRPFEKCDYAPRISNEISCKKLEHVIAQLDEMKQSIEEYGDAA, from the exons ATGGATCGGCAGAGCCAGACCACTTCATTGCAACGACTGCAAAACGTCGAAAAG AAAATTGTAAGGGTGTTGGAGCTAGCTGGTTCGGTGATGGATGAAATGGCAAACCCTAGTGGGCCCAGAAAGGATCTTGTTAACAGCCATTGCACTGAGTTCATGCAATTAGTGAAG ATGACGCTGCGGGAGGAAATTAAAAGCGCCTGTGATTATCGTCCGTTTGAGAAGTGCGACTATGCTCCTCGAATATCGAATGAGATTTCGTGCAAGAAACTGGAACACGTCATTGCACAGTTGGATGAGATGAAACAATCGATTGAGGAATATGGCGATGCAGCTTGA
- the LOC105168016 gene encoding mediator of RNA polymerase II transcription subunit 11 isoform X1 has protein sequence MDRQSQTTSLQRLQNVEKKIVRVLELAGSVMDEMANPSGPRKDLVNSHCTEFMQLVKDTQMTLREEIKSACDYRPFEKCDYAPRISNEISCKKLEHVIAQLDEMKQSIEEYGDAA, from the exons ATGGATCGGCAGAGCCAGACCACTTCATTGCAACGACTGCAAAACGTCGAAAAG AAAATTGTAAGGGTGTTGGAGCTAGCTGGTTCGGTGATGGATGAAATGGCAAACCCTAGTGGGCCCAGAAAGGATCTTGTTAACAGCCATTGCACTGAGTTCATGCAATTAGTGAAG GATACTCAGATGACGCTGCGGGAGGAAATTAAAAGCGCCTGTGATTATCGTCCGTTTGAGAAGTGCGACTATGCTCCTCGAATATCGAATGAGATTTCGTGCAAGAAACTGGAACACGTCATTGCACAGTTGGATGAGATGAAACAATCGATTGAGGAATATGGCGATGCAGCTTGA
- the LOC105168018 gene encoding uncharacterized protein LOC105168018: MEGVGARLGRSSTRYGPTTVFTGPVRRWKKKWVHVPPPNSNHHHHTAANGTVNASNGSSHLLLYKWTPMAPTQPKDSSHNDSNGGSDDAKISNKDDGVAAEELPKKKFKYIPIIVLEEQKNESSEQLEDENEPIETEGNTVEASSKRDGYDGKPDINDVPMDENQATEKNPVKRQDLNESTLDLSLGLKAHDGEKESKSKANKFKDGQAQ; the protein is encoded by the exons atggaGGGAGTAGGGGCCAGGCTCGGGAGGTCATCGACCCGTTACGGCCCCACCACCGTTTTCACCGGTCCGGTTCGAAGGTGGAAGAAGAAGTGGGTTCACGTGCCGCCGCCTAATTCCAACCACCACCATCACACCGCAGCTAATGGAACCGTTAACGCAAGTAATGGCTCCTCTCATCTCTTGCTCTACAAGTGGACGCCCATGGCTCCCACCCAACCAAAAGATAGTAGCCACAACGATAGTAACGGTGGTAGTGATGACGCCAAGATCTCCAATAAAGACGACGGTGTCGCGGCAGAGGAGCTTCcaaagaagaaattcaagTATATTCCG ATCATTGTGCTCgaagaacaaaaaaatgagTCCTCAGAGCAGTTGGAGGATGAAAACGAGCCAATTGAAACTGAGGGAAACACAGTGGAGGCATCCTCCAAACGTGATGGATACGACGGAAAGCCCGACATCAATGATGTACCCATGGACGAAAACCAG GCTACAGAGAAGAATCCTGTAAAACGGCAGGATCTCAATGAAAGCACCTTGGATTTGAGTTTGGGGTTGAAGGCTCATGATGGTGAAAAGGAATCGAAATCAAAGGCGAACAAATTTAAAGACGGTCAAGCACAGTAA
- the LOC105168019 gene encoding phosphoribosylglycinamide formyltransferase, chloroplastic-like isoform X2, whose amino-acid sequence METQAVALRPSLHSSVPCIQIPENHLVSVLPKIRTPTRLSLRIHYSSSHTLLSKRNIQCRNSVEIMDRQGVSDVEEEKPKPKLRRKNLAVFVSGGGSNFRSIYEATLNGSVHGDVVVLVASKHDCGGAEYARDKGIPVVVFPRRKDGQDVLSAEDLVITLRSYKVDFILLAGYLKLIPVQLVQAYPKSILNIHPSLLPAFGGKGYYGMKVHKAVIASGARYSGPTIHYVDEQYDTGRILAQRVVPVLANDTAEELAARVLHEEHKLYIEVVAALCEERITWREDGVPLIRSKEDPNDLF is encoded by the exons ATGGAAACCCAAGCTGTTGCTCTTCGCCCTTCTCTTCATTCATCAGTTCCTTGTATTCAGATCCCCGAAAACCATTTGGTTTCTGTGCTGCCCAAGATTCGAACTCCAACGCGGCTTTCTCTGAGAATTcattattcttcttcacacaCTTTACTCTCCAAGAGGAACATACAGTGTCGAAATAGCGTTGAGATAATGGATCGCCAAGGGGTTTCCGAtgttgaagaagagaagcCAAAACCGAAACTTAGACGGAAAAATCTGGCGGTTTTTGTATCAGGTGGAGGCTCCAATTTTAGGTCGATTTATGAGGCAACTCTTAATGGGTCTGTTCATGGCGATGTTGTTGTTTTGGTAGCCAGTAAACATG ATTGTGGGGGCGCAGAGTATGCGCGGGATAAGGGGATTCCTGTTGTTGTTTTTCCTAGGAGGAAAGATGGGCAAGATGTTTTATCGGCCGAAGATCTTGTAATTACACTTAG ATCCTACAAGGTTGACTTCATTCTTTTAGCTGGTTATCTCAAACTTATTCCAGTTCAGTTGGTTCAGGCTTACCCAAAATCCATATTGAACATTCATCCGTCACTTCTTCCGGCATTTGGTGGGAAAGGTTATTATGGTATGAAGGTGCATAAAGCAGTCATTGCTTCTGGGGCAag GTATTCTGGCCCTACAATACATTATGTTGATGAGCAGTATGATACGGGTCGTATCCTTGCTCAACGGGTCGTTCCTGTGCTGGCTAACGACACGGCTGAGGAGCTAGCTGCAAGGGTTCTTCACGAG GAGCATAAATTGTACATAGAAGTAGTGGCAGCGTTATGTGAAGAGCGGATCACCTGGCGAGAAGACGGTGTTCCTCTCATCCGAAGCAAAGAAGACCCCAATGATCTTTTTTAG
- the LOC105168019 gene encoding phosphoribosylglycinamide formyltransferase, chloroplastic-like isoform X1, producing the protein METQAVALRPSLHSSVPCIQIPENHLVSVLPKIRTPTRLSLRIHYSSSHTLLSKRNIQCRNSVEIMDRQGVSDVEEEKPKPKLRRKNLAVFVSGGGSNFRSIYEATLNGSVHGDVVVLVASKHDCGGAEYARDKGIPVVVFPRRKDGQDVLSAEDLVITLRSYKVDFILLAGYLKLIPVQLVQAYPKSILNIHPSLLPAFGGKGYYGMKVHKAVIASGARYSGPTIHYVDEQYDTGRILAQRVVPVLANDTAEELAARVLHEVFHSYWEHKLYIEVVAALCEERITWREDGVPLIRSKEDPNDLF; encoded by the exons ATGGAAACCCAAGCTGTTGCTCTTCGCCCTTCTCTTCATTCATCAGTTCCTTGTATTCAGATCCCCGAAAACCATTTGGTTTCTGTGCTGCCCAAGATTCGAACTCCAACGCGGCTTTCTCTGAGAATTcattattcttcttcacacaCTTTACTCTCCAAGAGGAACATACAGTGTCGAAATAGCGTTGAGATAATGGATCGCCAAGGGGTTTCCGAtgttgaagaagagaagcCAAAACCGAAACTTAGACGGAAAAATCTGGCGGTTTTTGTATCAGGTGGAGGCTCCAATTTTAGGTCGATTTATGAGGCAACTCTTAATGGGTCTGTTCATGGCGATGTTGTTGTTTTGGTAGCCAGTAAACATG ATTGTGGGGGCGCAGAGTATGCGCGGGATAAGGGGATTCCTGTTGTTGTTTTTCCTAGGAGGAAAGATGGGCAAGATGTTTTATCGGCCGAAGATCTTGTAATTACACTTAG ATCCTACAAGGTTGACTTCATTCTTTTAGCTGGTTATCTCAAACTTATTCCAGTTCAGTTGGTTCAGGCTTACCCAAAATCCATATTGAACATTCATCCGTCACTTCTTCCGGCATTTGGTGGGAAAGGTTATTATGGTATGAAGGTGCATAAAGCAGTCATTGCTTCTGGGGCAag GTATTCTGGCCCTACAATACATTATGTTGATGAGCAGTATGATACGGGTCGTATCCTTGCTCAACGGGTCGTTCCTGTGCTGGCTAACGACACGGCTGAGGAGCTAGCTGCAAGGGTTCTTCACGAGGTCTTTCATTCTTACTGg GAGCATAAATTGTACATAGAAGTAGTGGCAGCGTTATGTGAAGAGCGGATCACCTGGCGAGAAGACGGTGTTCCTCTCATCCGAAGCAAAGAAGACCCCAATGATCTTTTTTAG